In Lotus japonicus ecotype B-129 chromosome 5, LjGifu_v1.2, one genomic interval encodes:
- the LOC130721214 gene encoding mitochondrial import receptor subunit TOM9-2, which translates to MASQGRRGGVSLPDRPSNSSSSSSIISRISRSPIVSRGRLVAGDAGFVAKKLLKSTGKAAWIVGTSFLILVVPLIIEMDREQQLNDLELQQASLLGTPSATGIPPPI; encoded by the coding sequence ATGGCGTCGCAAGGCCGAAGAGGTGGAGTGTCTCTCCCAGACAGGCCAAgcaactcctcctcctcctcctccatcatcTCCAGGATCTCACGCTCCCCCATCGTCTCCCGAGGAAGGCTAGTCGCCGGCGACGCCGGCTTCGTCGCCAAGAAGCTTCTCAAGAGCACCGGCAAGGCCGCTTGGATCGTCGGCACCTCCTTCCTCATCCTCGTCGTGCCGCTCATCATCGAGATGGACCGCGAGCAGCAGCTCAACGACCTCGAGCTCCAGCAGGCTAGCCTCCTCGGTACTCCCTCCGCCACCGGCATCCCTCCACCCATCTGA